Below is a window of Spirochaetota bacterium DNA.
GTGAGACGTGACTTAAGCTGCTGGACAATTCTTTGCTGAATGTTATAATTTGTAACAGGAATGACCCATGATATAGTGCTACATATATTCACATTCTCAATTATTGCAGAAAACCACTTGTGTTTTTTTTGTTATTTTCATACATTTAAATGTGGAATGTCATGAAGGAAGATAAACGTAACAAACGGTCCCGGGCCTTTCTTGTGGAAACCCTTCTTGAATTGCTTGAGGAGAAGGAGTATGCTGATATCAGCATCAAGGAATTGACCGAAAAAGCAGGTATCGCGCGCCAGACTTTCTACCGGAATTATCAAAGCATGGATGATATTTTGCTGCGGCAGATGGATGAAATATTCGACGAGTATTTTGAAACCGTGAAAATTACGCTCGGGGGTGACGGGGGAGAAATCAATGCCATGATGAAAAAATTATTTTATATCTGGCAGCGAAACGAACCCGTGTTTATCGCGCTGCAAAA
It encodes the following:
- a CDS encoding TetR/AcrR family transcriptional regulator yields the protein MKEDKRNKRSRAFLVETLLELLEEKEYADISIKELTEKAGIARQTFYRNYQSMDDILLRQMDEIFDEYFETVKITLGGDGGEINAMMKKLFYIWQRNEPVFIALQKANLAYRTLERFSFYVSLIQRQIEDKAAIDDAINRYLACFIAGGTFMALNTWFQEHMHESIDELGGLFEKIMKFLIATIREYQGTVK